One Papio anubis isolate 15944 chromosome 9, Panubis1.0, whole genome shotgun sequence genomic window carries:
- the CLEC12B gene encoding C-type lectin domain family 12 member B isoform X1 has translation MSEEVTYATLAFQDYAGARNNRHGNNLRKKGHPAPSPIWRHAALGLLTLCLMLLIGLVTLGMMFLQISNDINSDSEKLSQLQKTIHQRQDNLSQQLGNSNNLSMEEEFLKSQISSLLKRQEQMAIKLCQELIIHTSDHRCNPCPKMWQWYQNSCYYFTTNEEKTWTNSRKDCIDKNSTLVKIDSLEEKDFLMSQPLLMFSFFWLGLSWDSSGRSWFWEDGSVPSPSLFTTKELDQINGSKGCAYFQKGNIYISRCSAEIFWICEKTAAPVKIEDLD, from the exons ATGTCTGAAGAAGTGACCTACGCGACACTCGCATTTCAGGATTATGCTGGAGCAAGGAATAACCGACATGGAAATAACCTAAGAAAAAAAG GGCATCCAGCTCCATCTCCCATTTGGCGTCATGCTGCCCTGGGTCTGCTAACTCTTTGCCTGATGTTGCTGATTGGGCTGGTGACGTTGGGGATGATGT TTTTGCAGATATCTAATGACATTAACTCAGATTCAGAGAAATTGAGTCAACTTCAGAAAACCATCCACCAGCGGCAGGATAACTTATCCCAGCAACTGGGCAACTCCAATAACTTGTCCATGGAGGAGGAATTTCTCAAGTCACAGATCTCCAGTCTACTGAAGAGGCAGGAACAAATGGCCATCAAACTGTGTCAAGAGCTAATCATTCATACTTCAG accACAGATGTAATCCATGTCCTAAGATGTGGCAATGGTACCAAAATAGTTGCTATTATTTTACaacaaatgaagagaaaaccTGGACTAACAGTAGAAAGGACTGCATAGACAAGAACTCCACCCTAGTGAAGATAGACAGTTTGGAAGAAAAG gATTTTCTTATGTCACAGCCATTACtgatgttttcattcttttggctGGGATTATCATGGGACTCCTCTGGCAGAAGTTGGTTCTGGGAAGATGGCTCTGTTCCCTCTCCATCCTT atttaCTACTAAAGAACTGGACCAGATCAATGGATCCAAAGGATGTGcttattttcaaaaaggaaatatttatatttctcgCTGTAGTGCCGAAATTTTTTGGATTTGCGAGAAGACGGCCGCCCCAGTGAAGATTGAGGATTTGGATTAG
- the CLEC12B gene encoding C-type lectin domain family 12 member B isoform X2: protein MEEEFLKSQISSLLKRQEQMAIKLCQELIIHTSDHRCNPCPKMWQWYQNSCYYFTTNEEKTWTNSRKDCIDKNSTLVKIDSLEEKDFLMSQPLLMFSFFWLGLSWDSSGRSWFWEDGSVPSPSLFTTKELDQINGSKGCAYFQKGNIYISRCSAEIFWICEKTAAPVKIEDLD, encoded by the exons ATGGAGGAGGAATTTCTCAAGTCACAGATCTCCAGTCTACTGAAGAGGCAGGAACAAATGGCCATCAAACTGTGTCAAGAGCTAATCATTCATACTTCAG accACAGATGTAATCCATGTCCTAAGATGTGGCAATGGTACCAAAATAGTTGCTATTATTTTACaacaaatgaagagaaaaccTGGACTAACAGTAGAAAGGACTGCATAGACAAGAACTCCACCCTAGTGAAGATAGACAGTTTGGAAGAAAAG gATTTTCTTATGTCACAGCCATTACtgatgttttcattcttttggctGGGATTATCATGGGACTCCTCTGGCAGAAGTTGGTTCTGGGAAGATGGCTCTGTTCCCTCTCCATCCTT atttaCTACTAAAGAACTGGACCAGATCAATGGATCCAAAGGATGTGcttattttcaaaaaggaaatatttatatttctcgCTGTAGTGCCGAAATTTTTTGGATTTGCGAGAAGACGGCCGCCCCAGTGAAGATTGAGGATTTGGATTAG